From one Lolium rigidum isolate FL_2022 chromosome 4, APGP_CSIRO_Lrig_0.1, whole genome shotgun sequence genomic stretch:
- the LOC124707839 gene encoding uncharacterized protein LOC124707839 codes for MPSASKTKAKDRAAAFKAAKEQPKVAVKPMVNGTAASTYNNLSGKFHLLEPSSSLPGSQGNDKLRNMDEIDEHSRSSHGTGDFDCASNNGSCSGESEDTKEKSTGTASRVDSIPGCDLDKREKIRQKNEKKHQRQKERRAQELHERCKGYLMSRKLETLAQKLVAMGFSSDQATMALIHNEGCLEESVAWLCNFDGSEETKQQVADHQSAANLKIDISDEIAKIVILEAKFKCTKQEVERAVVTSEGDLEKAEEALKTQKQESATTASKPEGSGDSSGLVIKQQVMLAQNLPRPQTNGFSSVGTQQMRRDDKDLNYKLLLNGNGPKEPAVKGFQPLATPIKPDMARQQFFQPEKRRLNANPVPSVPYVTSSPSPVAVPQMKAETRHLAAGSEMKSAMHNGGLRESVVVMQRPQSASAKQSLPSTSHSMFASEPPSREWYLNGPSSVDMMLNGGLGHSLRNMSLDNVNSAKQFMHTNHHQSFVPNPVELAANGWGGTWGSGGTSSSQAGAPPHGMSFRGGWSSSESSSTLPHADWRTNAPAPCDYTSIDWSLDTTLINPAAKSEWLSDTWSTMFMGGRSTRPSGNLGVAGVNGLHESNLPMDPAPSPRPYEWPSFCRGGSS; via the coding sequence ATGCCGTCTGCATCCAAGACCAAGGCAAAGGATAGGGCAGCTGCTTTTAAAGCAGCAAAAGAGCAACCGAAGGTTGCTGTGAAGCCAATGGTGAACGGTACAGCTGCAAGTACTTACAACAACCTCTCTGGAAAATTTCATCTTCTGGAGCCGTCATCATCTTTACCGGGTAGTCAGGGTAATGACAAATTGAGGAATATGGATGAAATAGATGAACATTCTCGTAGCTCCCATGGTACAGGGGACTTTGATTGTGCCTCAAACAATGGTAGCTGTTCGGGTGAGTCAGAAGATACAAAGGAAAAATCAACCGGCACTGCGTCTCGAGTGGATTCTATTCCTGGATGTGATCTTGATAAACGTGAGAAGATTAGACAAAAGAATGAGAAGAAGCATCAAAGGCAGAAGGAGAGGCGTGCCCAGGAATTACATGAGCGTTGCAAAGGATACCTAATGTCCAGAAAACTGGAGACACTTGCTCAGAAACTTGTTGCAATGGGTTTCTCATCAGATCAAGCTACGATGGCCCTTATACATAATGAAGGCTGTCTTGAGGAGTCTGTTGCCTGGCTCTGTAATTTTGATGGCAGCGAGGAAACGAAGCAGCAGGTTGCAGATCATCAGTCTGCAGCTAATTTGAAAATAGATATAAGTGACGAGATTGCGAAGATTGTGATCCTGGAGGCGAAATTTAAATGTACAAAGCAAGAGGTTGAAAGGGCTGTTGTTACTTCTGAGGGTGATCTAGAAAAGGCTGAGGAGGCCTTGAAGACACAGAAGCAAGAATCAGCAACAACTGCTTCTAAGCCTGAAGGGTCAGGTGATTCAAGTGGCTTGGTTATCAAGCAGCAGGTCATGCTTGCACAGAACCTACCAAGGCCTCAAACAAATGGATTTTCCTCAGTAGGGACTCAGCAAATGAGGAGAGACGACAAGGACCTAAACTACAAGCTTCTGTTAAATGGTAATGGTCCAAAGGAACCTGCAGTTAAAGGTTTTCAACCATTAGCTACACCAATTAAGCCAGACATGGCCCGTCAACAATTTTTTCAACCCGAGAAGAGGCGGCTTAATGCCAATCCGGTTCCATCTGTTCCTTATgtgacatcatctccatcgcctgTTGCAGTGCCTCAGATGAAGGCAGAAACACGGCATTTGGCAGCAGGCAGTGAGATGAAGAGTGCAATGCACAACGGAGGCTTACGAGAGTCAGTAGTTGTAATGCAGCGCCCTCAATCCGCATCTGCCAAGCAAAGCCTACCCTCCACAAGTCATAGTATGTTTGCATCAGAGCCACCGTCAAGGGAATGGTACTTGAATGGCCCATCAAGTGTTGATATGATGTTGAATGGTGGTTTAGGGCATAGCCTAAGGAATATGAGTTTGGACAACGTTAATTCTGCCAAGCAGTTCATGCATACAAACCACCATCAAAGTTTTGTTCCCAATCCTGTAGAGCTGGCTGCTAATGGTTGGGGCGGTACATGGGGTTCTGGAGGTACATCATCTTCCCAGGCTGGGGCGCCGCCACATGGTATGTCGTTTAGAGGAGGATGGAGCTCATCTGAGTCCTCTTCAACTTTACCTCATGCTGATTGGAGGACGAATGCGCCAGCACCTTGTGACTACACCTCAATAGATTGGAGCCTGGACACAACATTGATAAACCCTGCAGCAAAGAGCGAATGGCTATCAGACACATGGTCAACCATGTTCATGGGCGGCAGATCCACAAGGCCTTCCGGAAACCTTGGTGTTGCAGGCGTTAATGGGTTGCACGAGAGCAATCTTCCAATGGATCCTGCTCCATCACCCCGTCCTTATGAGTGGCCTTCTTTCTGCAGGGGTGGATCTTCCTAG